The following are encoded together in the Chaetodon auriga isolate fChaAug3 chromosome 6, fChaAug3.hap1, whole genome shotgun sequence genome:
- the znf710a gene encoding zinc finger protein 710a has translation MRSLKHLKHHSRNNVEEESSRLVRTYPKMTEGQVDVGTQTEPVVVLSLAQAAVLGLISQNEIFGATIAPNGFYTGEPRECPPPPPEAMEYEYADQLIGANGDYLAEPAGEPEPQPHCSERRRPGPRGRTKRNRNDGELEGHPHKVSSPQAQIKGEQLESDTPPSCIHMNSRCSPGKSEDPATLQGTLKEEQACGNCPSCVRDTSRPQTDGQPEQEQEENTARDRERKEEELVVEEEEEEALNLKTGGETGSPLENRYYESNEVAYESADMALPGEYEENSQAMLWSDPEGLARRMQIDRLDINVQIDESYCVDVGEGLKRWKCRMCEKSYTSKYNLVTHILGHNGIKPHECLHCGKLFKQPSHLQTHLLTHQGTRPHKCTVCEKAFTQTSHLKRHMLQHSDVKPYSCRFCGRGFAYPSELRTHENKHENGQCHVCTQCGLEFPTYAHLKRHLTSHQGPTTYQCTECHKSFAYRSQLQNHLMKHQNVRPYVCPECGMEFVQIHHLRQHALTHKGMKEFKCDVCAREFTLSANLKRHMLIHASVRPFQCHVCFKTFVQKQTLKTHMIVHLPVKPFKCKVCGKSFNRMYNLLGHMHLHAGSKPFKCPYCTSKFNLKGNLSRHMKVKHGIMDTSIDGQEPPQDTEVQEDYEEESFEFSERENRANNNNTPDIAKLSQMEYYSTYGKGAGRFSTA, from the exons ATGAGATCCCTGAAACACCTCAAACATCACTCCAGGAACAATGTG gaggaggagagtagCCGCTTGGTGCGGACCTACCCTAAGATGACTGAGGGCCAAGTGGATGTGGGCACGCAGACAGAGCCCGTGGTGGTGCTATCTCTGGCTCAGGCTGCCGTTCTTGGCCTCATCTCCCAGAATGAAATCTTTGGAGCCACCATTGCTCCCAATGGCTTTTACACAGGGGAGCCCAGAgagtgtcctcctcctccacctgaggCCATGGAGTATGAGTACGCTGACCAGCTAATAGGGGCCAACGGGGACTACCTGGCAGAGCCTGCTGGGGAGCCAGAGCCCCAGCCCCACTGCAGTGAGAGAAGACGGCCAGGGCCACGTGGGAGGACCAAGAGGAACAGAAATGATGGGGAATTAGAGGGTCACCCACATAAAGTCTCAAGTCCACAGGCTCAGATTAAAGGTGAACAGCTTGAGTCTGATACCCCTCCTTCCTGCATTCACATGAACAGCAGGTGTAGTCCTGGCAAGTCAGAGGATCCAGCCACCCTACAGGGTACTCTGAAAGAGGAGCAGGCCTGCGGAAACTGTCCCTCATGTGTGAGAGATACATCCAGACCACAAACAGATGGACAGCCAGAACaggaacaagaggaaaacactgctagagacagagagaggaaggaagaagagttggttgtggaggaagaagaggaagaggcactCAACCTGAAGACCGGTGGAGAGACTGGCAGTCCTCTGGAGAACCGCTATTATGAGTCCAATGAGGTGGCCTACGAGTCTGCGGACATGGCACTGCCAGGGGAGTATGAGGAGAACAGCCAGGCCATGCTGTGGTCAGACCCAGAGGGCCTGGCCAGGCGAATGCAGATTGACCGGCTGGACATCAACGTACAGATTGATGAGTCGTACTGCGTAGATGTGGGAGAGGGCCTGAAACGCTGGAAGTGCCGCATGTGTGAGAAATCATACACATCCAAATATAACCTTGTCACTCATATTCTAGGCCATAATGGAATTAAGCCACATGAATGTCTACACTGTGGAAAGCTCTTCAAGCAGCCCAGCCACCTCCAGACTCACCTGCTCACCCACCAGGGAACCAGACCTCATAAGTGTACCGTTTGTGAAAAGGCCTTCACGCAGACCAGCCACCTGAAGAGgcacatgctgcagcattcaGACGTCAAGCCCTACAGCTGCCGCTTCTGCGGCCGTGGCTTTGCCTACCCGAGCGAGCTGAGGACCCATGAGAACAAACACGAGAACGGTCAGTGCCACGTCTGCACCCAGTGTGGTCTCGAGTTCCCAACCTACGCACACCTGAAGCGCCACCTGACCAGCCATCAGGGCCCGACCACATACCAGTGCACGGAGTGCCACAAGTCCTTTGCTTACCGCAGCCAGCTGCAGAACCACTTGATGAAACATCAGAACGTGCGGCCCTACGTTTGCCCCGAGTGCGGCATGGAGTTTGTCCAGATCCACCACCTCCGACAACACGCTCTCACTCACAAG GGTATGAAAGAATTCAAGTGTGACGTCTGTGCCAGAGAGTTCACCCTGTCTGCCAACCTGAAGAGACACATGTTGATCCACGCCAGTGTGCGGCCTTTCCAGTGCCACGTCTGCTTCAAGACCTTTGTCCAGAAGCAGACCCTTAAAACGCACATGATTGTCCACCTGCCGGTCAAGCCTTTCAAATGCAAG GTGTGCGGAAAGTCATTCAACAGAATGTACAACCTCCTGGGCCACATGCACCTCCACGCCGGCAGCAAGCCCTTCAAGTGCCCGTACTGCACGAGCAAGTTCAACCTGAAGGGCAACCTCAGCCGACACATGAAGGTCAAACACGGCATCATGGACACCTCAATAGATGGACAAG AACCTCCCCAGGACACAGAAGTCCAGGAGGACTACGAAGAGGAGAGCTTCGAATTCAGCGAGCGAGAAAACCGggctaacaacaacaacacaccagACATTGCTAAACTGTCTCAAATGGAGTATTATAGCACCTATGGGAAGGGCGCAGGGCGCTTCAGCACAGCATGA